The following coding sequences are from one Virgibacillus necropolis window:
- the metE gene encoding 5-methyltetrahydropteroyltriglutamate--homocysteine S-methyltransferase, whose translation MTKVISSTLGYPRIGEKREWKRSLEKFWSEQISEKELLEQTERLRLDNLKKQQALGVDLIPVGDFSLYDHVLDTSIMFGVVPDRFKYDGGKVNLETYFAIARGTKDAVASEMTKWFNTNYHYIVPELENVKPALTENRPLSFYKEAKEKLGIDGKPVILGPITYLKLSKGYDEQDFPTLLQAFIPLYVQLLKELEEAGASWVQIDEPIFGTNLSDEVLAATKQAYKQFDEKVPNLKLILQTYFENIVNYKDVVELPVAAIGIDFVHGESLELLKQHGFPADKVLAAGIVNGRNVWKANLEDKLELLKNIKQYVNNNQLIVQPSSSLLHVPVTTKLEETLDPAIISGLSFADEKLEEIITLSKGLQSGKETISKEIQNNKQQVDDYNNSTNRINERVRRTIEQLDDSDAKRAQPFAERIEKQNEQLKLPLLPTTTIGSLPQTTEVRKTRTKWRKGEITTSQYEQFINNNIDKWITIQEEIGLDVLVHGEFERTDMVEYFGEKLNGFGVTEYGWVQSYGSRCVKPPLIFGDVSFDQPMTVKESVFAQSLTDKPVKGMLTGPTTILNWSFVHDDVPRNTVQNQIAFALRKEVEALEENGIQIIQVDEPALREGLPLDEKKWEAYLNDAVYAFRLATSSVQDHTQIHTHMCYSEFQDIFDAIDALDADVISIETSRSHGEIIGTFEENTYKKEIGLGVYDIHSPRIPDKEEIKQNIVRALKTISAEQFWINPDCGLKTRNQAETIGALTAMTEAAEEIRKEQLAYQKY comes from the coding sequence ATGACAAAAGTAATCAGTTCAACTTTAGGGTATCCAAGAATTGGCGAGAAAAGAGAATGGAAACGATCATTGGAAAAGTTCTGGAGTGAGCAAATTTCAGAAAAGGAATTACTGGAACAAACGGAGCGATTAAGACTTGATAACTTAAAAAAGCAACAAGCACTCGGTGTTGATTTGATACCGGTTGGAGATTTTTCCCTATATGACCACGTCCTAGATACATCCATCATGTTCGGCGTAGTTCCAGACCGTTTCAAATACGATGGTGGGAAAGTTAATCTAGAGACTTATTTTGCCATTGCACGAGGGACTAAAGATGCGGTCGCATCTGAAATGACAAAATGGTTTAATACAAACTATCACTACATCGTTCCTGAGCTTGAAAATGTGAAACCAGCATTAACAGAAAATCGCCCACTTTCATTTTATAAAGAGGCAAAAGAAAAACTGGGTATTGATGGGAAACCAGTAATTTTAGGACCGATTACATACCTAAAGTTATCAAAAGGTTATGACGAGCAAGACTTCCCTACACTTTTACAAGCATTTATTCCTTTGTATGTCCAACTATTAAAAGAACTAGAAGAAGCCGGAGCATCATGGGTACAAATCGATGAACCCATTTTTGGAACAAATCTTTCAGATGAAGTACTAGCAGCTACTAAACAGGCTTACAAACAATTCGACGAAAAGGTACCGAATCTAAAACTTATTTTACAAACCTATTTTGAGAACATTGTAAATTACAAAGATGTCGTTGAATTACCTGTAGCAGCCATCGGGATTGACTTTGTGCATGGAGAGTCACTGGAATTATTAAAACAACACGGGTTCCCTGCAGATAAAGTACTTGCAGCTGGGATTGTCAATGGCCGAAATGTTTGGAAAGCGAATTTGGAAGACAAACTGGAACTACTGAAAAATATTAAACAATATGTAAACAATAATCAGCTGATCGTACAGCCCTCCTCTTCTTTATTACATGTACCAGTAACCACAAAATTGGAGGAGACACTTGATCCAGCGATTATAAGCGGATTATCTTTTGCTGATGAAAAGCTTGAGGAAATTATCACGCTATCAAAAGGCCTGCAGTCCGGAAAAGAAACGATCAGCAAAGAAATACAGAATAACAAGCAGCAAGTAGATGATTATAACAATTCCACCAACCGGATCAATGAACGCGTGAGAAGAACGATTGAGCAGCTAGACGATTCCGATGCAAAACGTGCCCAACCATTTGCCGAGCGGATCGAAAAGCAAAATGAACAATTAAAGCTGCCACTGCTTCCAACAACAACGATTGGCAGTCTGCCACAAACAACAGAAGTAAGAAAAACAAGAACAAAATGGCGTAAAGGAGAAATTACCACGAGTCAATACGAACAATTCATTAACAATAACATAGATAAATGGATAACAATCCAAGAAGAAATCGGGCTTGATGTACTAGTACATGGAGAATTCGAGCGAACAGACATGGTAGAATACTTCGGTGAAAAACTGAATGGATTTGGTGTCACTGAGTATGGTTGGGTTCAATCTTATGGTTCACGTTGTGTGAAGCCTCCTTTGATTTTCGGAGATGTTTCTTTTGATCAGCCAATGACAGTAAAGGAAAGTGTCTTTGCACAATCATTGACAGACAAACCTGTAAAAGGAATGCTTACTGGCCCGACCACGATTTTAAACTGGTCATTTGTTCATGACGATGTACCAAGAAATACGGTACAGAACCAGATTGCTTTTGCCCTCCGCAAAGAGGTGGAAGCTCTTGAAGAAAATGGCATCCAAATTATTCAGGTAGATGAGCCTGCTTTAAGAGAGGGACTCCCGTTGGACGAAAAAAAATGGGAAGCCTATCTGAATGATGCAGTATATGCATTCCGATTGGCAACATCTTCTGTTCAGGATCACACACAAATTCATACACATATGTGTTACTCCGAATTTCAAGATATTTTTGATGCGATTGACGCTTTGGATGCAGATGTCATTTCAATTGAAACATCAAGAAGTCATGGTGAAATTATTGGTACATTTGAAGAGAATACCTATAAAAAGGAGATCGGACTTGGTGTTTATGATATTCATAGTCCACGGATACCAGACAAAGAAGAAATTAAACAAAATATTGTCCGAGCATTAAAAACCATTTCTGCGGAACAGTTCTGGATTAACCCTGATTGTGGTTTAAAAACAAGAAATCAAGCAGAAACGATTGGTGCATTAACAGCGATGACCGAAGCCGCTGAAGAAATACGCAAGGAACAATTAGCCTATCAGAAATATTGA